A portion of the Rhodococcus pseudokoreensis genome contains these proteins:
- a CDS encoding phage holin family protein: protein MSNTHGKGDSPRYTGDGVPNTVSSIPLTDVDAQTPGEASLGTLVKHATAQVSTLVRAEVELAKAEVTGEVKKGLQGSLFFILAFTVLLFSSFFFFFFLAELLDVWIARWLAFLIVFLIMVVVTAILALLGYLRVRKLRAPEKTIDSLRQAKSVLPTSYSDAEAHLASPTGRHAR from the coding sequence GTGAGCAACACTCACGGCAAGGGAGACAGCCCGCGTTATACGGGAGACGGGGTGCCGAACACGGTGTCGTCGATCCCGCTCACGGACGTGGACGCTCAGACACCCGGCGAGGCGAGCCTCGGCACGCTGGTCAAGCATGCGACCGCGCAGGTGTCCACCCTGGTCCGCGCCGAGGTCGAGCTCGCGAAGGCCGAGGTCACCGGTGAGGTCAAGAAGGGCCTGCAGGGCAGCCTGTTCTTCATCCTCGCGTTCACCGTGCTGCTGTTCAGCTCGTTCTTCTTCTTCTTCTTCCTCGCCGAACTGCTCGACGTGTGGATCGCCCGCTGGCTGGCGTTCCTGATCGTCTTCCTGATCATGGTCGTGGTGACGGCGATACTGGCCCTGCTCGGTTATCTGCGGGTACGCAAACTCCGCGCACCCGAGAAGACCATCGACTCCCTGAGGCAGGCCAAGAGCGTCCTGCCCACGTCGTACTCGGATGCGGAAGCCCATCTCGCATCGCCCACCGGACGTCACGCGCGGTAA
- a CDS encoding DUF4177 domain-containing protein yields MSELTSWEYATVPLLTHATKQILDQWGTDGWELVTVLPGPTGEQHVAYLKRPKG; encoded by the coding sequence ATGAGTGAATTGACTTCCTGGGAGTACGCCACCGTTCCGCTGCTCACACATGCGACCAAGCAGATCCTCGACCAGTGGGGCACCGACGGCTGGGAACTGGTGACGGTTCTGCCCGGACCCACCGGTGAGCAGCACGTCGCGTACCTGAAGCGTCCGAAGGGCTGA
- a CDS encoding RidA family protein, with the protein MAETRNWSARLTELGITLPSVVPPVAAYVPAVRTGNYVYTSGQLPIVEGKLTIAGKLGAGVSDEDAKAAARACALNALAAVDALVGIDSVVRIVKVVGFVASAEGFTGQPGVVNGASEFLGEVFGDAGAHARSAVGVAELPLGAPVEVELVAEVQPES; encoded by the coding sequence GTGGCAGAGACTCGTAACTGGTCCGCCCGCCTGACCGAACTCGGCATCACGCTGCCGTCCGTCGTTCCGCCGGTGGCCGCCTACGTGCCCGCCGTGCGCACCGGCAACTACGTCTACACGTCCGGGCAGCTGCCGATCGTCGAGGGCAAGCTGACGATCGCGGGCAAGCTCGGCGCCGGCGTGTCGGACGAGGACGCCAAGGCCGCGGCCCGCGCGTGTGCACTGAACGCGCTGGCGGCGGTCGACGCTCTCGTCGGCATCGACTCGGTGGTGCGGATCGTCAAGGTCGTCGGATTCGTCGCCTCCGCCGAGGGATTCACCGGACAGCCCGGCGTCGTGAACGGTGCCTCCGAGTTCCTCGGCGAGGTGTTCGGGGACGCGGGCGCCCACGCCCGGTCGGCGGTCGGTGTCGCGGAACTGCCGCTCGGCGCCCCCGTCGAGGTGGAACTCGTCGCCGAAGTGCAACCGGAGTCGTAG
- a CDS encoding alpha/beta fold hydrolase, with protein MAPPDPSTVRFDGPWIHRDIHANGIRFHTVEVGASAPDAPLVVLLHGFADFWWSWRHQLTALSAEGYRAVAVDLRGYGDSDKPPRGYDGWTLAGDIAGLIRAMGYGEATLVGHADGGLVCWATAVLHARLVRSIALVSSPHPLALKQAVLHDRYQRKALLPSFVSCQVPWRPERRLTRDNGSEVERLIRERSGPGWTENPEFDVVVSRMRSAIQIPGTAHCTLEYQRWAFRSQFRPDGSRFMASMDQTLRIPVLHLHGDLDPYVLADTVRRSHRFAPTQQMQTVAGVGHYAHWEAPERVNAALLDLVAPRTV; from the coding sequence GTGGCACCACCCGATCCGTCCACCGTCCGTTTCGACGGCCCCTGGATTCATCGCGACATCCATGCCAACGGAATCCGATTCCACACCGTCGAGGTCGGCGCATCCGCACCGGATGCGCCGCTCGTCGTCCTGCTGCACGGGTTCGCGGACTTCTGGTGGTCGTGGCGGCACCAGCTGACGGCGCTGTCCGCGGAGGGGTACCGGGCCGTCGCCGTCGACCTCCGCGGCTACGGCGATTCCGACAAACCGCCGCGCGGCTACGACGGGTGGACGCTGGCCGGCGACATCGCCGGCCTGATCCGGGCGATGGGCTACGGCGAGGCCACACTCGTCGGGCACGCCGACGGCGGCCTGGTCTGCTGGGCCACGGCAGTCCTGCACGCTCGTCTCGTCCGGTCGATCGCACTGGTCAGCTCGCCGCACCCCCTCGCGCTCAAGCAGGCCGTCCTCCACGACCGCTACCAGCGCAAGGCCCTGCTGCCCTCGTTCGTCTCCTGCCAAGTGCCGTGGCGTCCCGAACGTCGTCTCACCCGGGACAACGGGTCGGAGGTCGAGCGGCTGATCCGTGAACGCTCCGGACCCGGCTGGACGGAGAACCCGGAATTCGACGTCGTGGTGTCACGGATGCGGTCGGCGATCCAGATTCCCGGCACCGCGCACTGCACCCTGGAGTACCAGCGGTGGGCGTTCCGCAGCCAGTTCCGCCCGGACGGCAGCCGGTTCATGGCGTCGATGGATCAGACGCTGCGGATCCCCGTCCTGCACCTGCACGGCGACCTCGACCCGTACGTGCTCGCGGACACCGTGCGCCGCAGCCACCGCTTCGCACCCACCCAGCAGATGCAGACCGTCGCCGGGGTCGGCCACTACGCGCACTGGGAAGCCCCGGAACGCGTCAACGCCGCCCTGCTCGACCTCGTCGCGCCCCGCACGGTCTGA
- the nth gene encoding endonuclease III → MHATPSDGSEVRGRTRSRAAKQEETRLGLVRRARRMNRRLAEAFPHVYCELDFTTPLDLAVATILSAQCTDVRVNMVTPALFARYPDAKAYAEAERTELEEYIRSTGFYRNKTNSLIGLGQALLERFDGEIPGNLKDLVTLPGIGRKTANVILGNAFDVPGITVDTHFGRLVRRWKWTEEEDPVKVEHAIGALIERKEWTLLSHRVIFHGRRVCHARKPACGVCVLAGDCPSYGLGPIDPDVAAGLVRGPETEHLLRLAGR, encoded by the coding sequence GTGCATGCGACCCCCAGCGACGGCTCCGAAGTGCGTGGACGCACCCGTTCGCGGGCCGCGAAACAGGAAGAAACCCGGCTCGGACTCGTCCGGCGTGCCCGGCGGATGAACCGCAGGCTCGCCGAGGCCTTCCCCCACGTCTACTGCGAACTCGACTTCACCACCCCCCTGGACCTCGCCGTCGCGACGATCCTGTCCGCACAGTGCACTGACGTGCGGGTCAACATGGTGACGCCGGCGCTGTTCGCCCGCTACCCCGACGCGAAGGCGTACGCGGAGGCCGAACGCACCGAACTCGAGGAGTACATCCGGTCCACGGGTTTCTACCGGAACAAGACGAACTCTCTGATCGGGCTCGGGCAGGCCCTGCTCGAGCGTTTCGACGGCGAGATCCCCGGCAATCTGAAGGATCTCGTGACGCTGCCCGGGATCGGCCGGAAGACGGCCAACGTGATCCTCGGCAACGCGTTCGATGTGCCCGGAATCACGGTCGACACCCACTTCGGGCGGCTCGTGCGGCGGTGGAAATGGACCGAGGAGGAAGACCCGGTCAAGGTCGAGCACGCCATCGGCGCCCTGATCGAGCGCAAGGAGTGGACGCTGCTCTCGCACCGGGTGATCTTCCACGGCAGACGCGTCTGCCACGCCCGCAAGCCCGCCTGCGGGGTGTGCGTGCTCGCAGGCGACTGTCCGTCGTACGGGCTCGGCCCGATCGACCCCGACGTCGCCGCCGGACTGGTTCGTGGACCGGAGACGGAGCATCTGCTGCGTCTGGCCGGCAGGTGA
- a CDS encoding NUDIX hydrolase, translating to MTSSVDGVAVPPWLRRVVHRTPADPHRINPVLDRRAPTGTTTREAAVLVLFGGPVEADPLMSGGLPAGADVLLTQRASTMRQHSGQVAFPGGASDPGDEGPIATALREAQEETGLDPSGVRPLAVLEEIFIPPSGFDVTPVLAYWEKPSEVGVVDPAEAERVARVPVHTLIDPRNRFQVRHPAGYQGPAFAADGMLVWGFTAGILAALFAVSGWEQEWDRRDIRDLDTVLAELDNDLDDDHLTHGHGRPAAER from the coding sequence ATGACGTCTTCCGTGGACGGCGTCGCCGTTCCGCCCTGGCTGCGCCGAGTCGTGCACCGCACGCCCGCCGACCCGCACCGGATCAACCCCGTCCTCGATCGGCGCGCACCCACCGGGACGACCACCCGGGAGGCGGCGGTGCTCGTGCTGTTCGGCGGGCCCGTCGAGGCGGACCCGCTGATGTCGGGCGGCCTGCCCGCCGGCGCCGACGTCCTGCTCACCCAGCGTGCGTCCACGATGCGTCAGCACAGTGGTCAGGTGGCCTTCCCCGGCGGCGCCAGCGACCCCGGCGACGAGGGACCCATCGCCACCGCGTTGCGGGAGGCCCAGGAGGAGACGGGACTCGACCCGTCCGGTGTCCGCCCGCTCGCCGTGCTCGAGGAGATCTTCATCCCGCCGTCCGGGTTCGACGTAACCCCCGTCCTCGCGTACTGGGAGAAGCCCAGCGAGGTCGGCGTGGTCGATCCCGCGGAGGCGGAACGCGTCGCCCGGGTTCCCGTGCACACCCTGATCGATCCGCGGAACCGGTTCCAGGTGCGCCACCCGGCCGGGTACCAGGGCCCCGCGTTCGCCGCCGACGGCATGCTCGTGTGGGGTTTCACCGCCGGCATCCTCGCCGCCCTGTTCGCCGTCTCCGGCTGGGAACAGGAGTGGGACCGCCGCGACATCCGCGACCTCGACACCGTCCTCGCCGAACTCGACAACGACCTCGACGACGACCACCTGACCCACGGTCACGGCCGCCCGGCGGCCGAGCGATGA
- a CDS encoding ArsA family ATPase, whose product MVASPDQLTPTWPDKAARARLHFVSGKGGTGKSTVAAALALALAEGGRRVLLVEVEGRQGIAQLFDVPPLPPQETKVAAAEGGGEVMALAIDIETAFLEYLEMFYNLGFAGRAMRKFGAIEFATTIAPGLRDVLLTGKIKECVVRSDKSGKRVYDAVVVDAPPTGRIGNFLDVTKAMADLAKGGPVRSQSEGVVRLLHSDETVVHLVTLLEALPVQETTDAAEELARADLRLGTVVVNRTSPQFLPADTLADVAKGRIDAEAVRAGLQKTGITLDEENFAGLLTETIEHASVLEAQEESAGALSEVDGARLHLPSLADGVDLGGLYELAEYLTEQGVR is encoded by the coding sequence GTGGTTGCATCCCCAGACCAGCTCACCCCGACGTGGCCCGACAAGGCCGCGCGGGCCCGGCTGCACTTCGTCTCCGGAAAGGGCGGCACCGGAAAGTCCACGGTGGCCGCCGCGTTGGCGCTCGCTCTGGCCGAGGGCGGGCGCCGCGTGCTACTGGTGGAAGTCGAGGGCAGGCAGGGGATCGCGCAGCTCTTCGACGTGCCCCCGCTGCCGCCGCAGGAGACGAAGGTCGCGGCCGCCGAGGGTGGCGGGGAGGTCATGGCGCTGGCCATCGACATCGAGACCGCGTTCCTCGAATACCTCGAGATGTTCTACAACCTCGGGTTCGCGGGCCGCGCGATGCGCAAGTTCGGCGCCATCGAGTTCGCCACCACCATCGCACCGGGCCTGCGGGACGTGCTGCTGACCGGCAAGATCAAGGAATGCGTGGTGCGCTCCGACAAGTCGGGCAAACGGGTGTACGACGCCGTCGTCGTCGACGCCCCGCCGACCGGGCGGATCGGTAACTTCCTCGACGTGACGAAGGCGATGGCCGACCTCGCGAAGGGCGGGCCGGTGCGCTCGCAGAGCGAGGGCGTGGTGCGCCTGCTGCACTCCGACGAGACCGTCGTCCACCTCGTGACCCTGCTCGAGGCGCTGCCGGTGCAGGAGACCACCGACGCCGCAGAGGAACTGGCCCGCGCCGACCTGCGGCTGGGCACCGTCGTCGTCAACCGCACCAGCCCGCAGTTCCTGCCCGCCGACACCCTCGCCGACGTCGCGAAGGGCCGCATCGACGCCGAGGCCGTCCGGGCCGGTCTGCAGAAGACCGGGATCACCCTGGACGAGGAGAATTTCGCCGGGCTGCTCACCGAGACGATCGAACACGCGTCCGTCCTCGAAGCGCAGGAGGAGAGCGCCGGAGCGCTCAGTGAAGTGGACGGGGCCCGGCTGCATCTGCCGTCCCTCGCCGACGGTGTGGACCTGGGCGGGCTGTACGAGCTCGCGGAATATCTGACGGAACAGGGTGTCCGATGA
- a CDS encoding MBL fold metallo-hydrolase, translating into MTLAHPAYAQVREVTPTVSVMLEDNPGMMTLDGTNTWILRAPGRDECVVVDPGDADEEHLARVAALGPVALTLITHRHFDHTGGVQRFFELTGAPVRSVDPEFLRGGGEPLVDGETIDVAGLTLTVIATPGHTKDSVSFTVEGEGTVLTGDTILGRGTTVLDDSDGDLGDYLSSLRRLLDLGTGHRVMPGHGPELPELNVVAQQYLDHREERLDQVRAALGALGGAPTVREVVEHVYSDVDPKLWPVAEKSVNVQLAYLRSLD; encoded by the coding sequence ATGACCCTTGCCCATCCGGCCTACGCCCAGGTGCGGGAGGTCACCCCGACCGTCTCGGTGATGCTCGAGGACAATCCCGGCATGATGACGCTCGACGGCACCAACACGTGGATTCTGCGTGCGCCGGGCCGGGACGAGTGTGTGGTGGTCGACCCGGGTGACGCCGACGAGGAGCACCTCGCCCGCGTCGCGGCACTCGGACCGGTCGCGCTGACGCTGATCACCCACCGTCACTTCGACCACACCGGGGGCGTGCAGCGGTTCTTCGAACTCACCGGCGCGCCCGTGCGTTCGGTGGACCCCGAGTTCCTCCGCGGCGGCGGCGAACCCCTCGTGGACGGCGAGACCATCGACGTCGCGGGGCTCACCCTCACGGTGATCGCCACGCCCGGGCACACGAAGGACTCGGTGTCCTTCACCGTGGAAGGTGAGGGCACCGTCCTCACCGGCGACACGATCCTCGGCCGCGGCACCACGGTGCTCGACGACTCGGACGGCGACCTCGGCGACTACCTGTCGTCGCTGCGCCGGCTGCTGGACCTCGGCACCGGACACCGGGTGATGCCCGGTCACGGTCCCGAACTGCCCGAACTGAACGTCGTGGCGCAGCAGTACCTCGATCACCGCGAGGAGCGACTCGACCAGGTGCGGGCCGCGCTCGGTGCGCTCGGCGGCGCTCCGACGGTCCGCGAGGTGGTCGAGCACGTCTACTCCGACGTCGACCCGAAGTTGTGGCCGGTGGCGGAGAAGTCCGTCAACGTGCAGCTCGCGTACCTGCGCAGCCTCGACTGA
- a CDS encoding Crp/Fnr family transcriptional regulator yields the protein MDDVLARAGIFQGVEPSAVAALTKQLQPVDFPRGHVIFNEGEPGDRLYIIVSGKVKIGRRSPDGRENLLTIMGPSDMFGELSIFDPGPRTSTATTVTEVRAVSMDREALKAWIDHRPEIAEQLLRVLARRLRRTNNNLADLIFTDVPGRVAKALLQLAQRFGTQEAGSLRVTHDLTQEEIAQLVGASRETVNKALADFAHRGWLRLEGKSVLISDSERLARRAR from the coding sequence GTGGACGACGTCCTGGCAAGAGCCGGCATCTTCCAAGGAGTCGAGCCCTCAGCGGTAGCGGCGCTGACCAAGCAGCTGCAGCCTGTCGACTTCCCCCGCGGACATGTCATCTTCAACGAAGGTGAGCCCGGTGACCGCCTGTACATCATCGTTTCCGGCAAGGTGAAGATCGGCCGCCGCTCGCCGGACGGCCGTGAGAACCTGCTGACGATCATGGGCCCGTCCGACATGTTCGGTGAGCTGTCCATCTTCGACCCGGGCCCGCGTACGTCCACCGCGACCACGGTCACCGAGGTCCGCGCGGTCAGCATGGACCGTGAAGCGCTCAAGGCGTGGATCGACCACCGCCCCGAGATCGCCGAACAGCTGCTGCGGGTTCTCGCGCGCCGCCTGCGTCGTACCAACAACAACCTGGCCGACCTCATCTTCACGGACGTCCCCGGTCGTGTCGCCAAGGCGCTGCTGCAGCTGGCACAGCGGTTCGGCACCCAGGAGGCGGGCTCGCTGCGCGTCACCCACGACCTCACGCAGGAAGAGATCGCCCAGCTCGTCGGCGCTTCCCGCGAGACCGTCAACAAGGCGCTCGCCGACTTCGCGCACCGCGGATGGCTGCGCCTCGAAGGCAAGAGCGTGCTGATCTCCGACTCCGAGCGCCTGGCACGTCGCGCGCGGTAG
- a CDS encoding MFS transporter: MSSAVDTSKPDPDGGATVAGVPRSRIVVASMVGTSIEFYDFYIYATAAVSVFPHLFFPKGNGTTALLASLATFGLAFVARPLGSILFGHFGDRIGRKTTLVGSLLTMGIATFVIGLLPTYHQIGIVAPALLALMRFCQGLGLGGEWSGAALLATETAQKGKRAWAAMWPQLGAPIGFFLANGLFLIITLFMDHDNSSPDLDGAFLTWGWRIPFLLSAIMVMIGLYVRLKLEETPVFARAVARGEKVKTPIAEVFKSSWRQLIIGTFVMLATYTLFYIMTTWVLSYGTGKTPAQGGTGAGFHYTDFLVLQLIAVLFFAAAVPVSGWLADRYGRRITLLTITGFIMLFGLTFGVMLNQDGMGNARMLVFLAIGMLLMGMTFGPMSAVLPELFPTNVRYTGSGIAYNTASILGAAVAPFIATWLATSYGVGWVGVYLLIAAALTFIALLVMKETKNESLDDVGA, encoded by the coding sequence GTGAGCAGTGCCGTCGATACGTCGAAGCCAGATCCGGACGGCGGGGCCACCGTCGCCGGCGTACCCAGAAGCCGGATCGTCGTCGCGAGCATGGTGGGAACGTCCATCGAGTTCTACGACTTCTACATCTATGCGACCGCGGCCGTGTCCGTGTTCCCGCATCTGTTCTTCCCCAAGGGAAACGGCACCACCGCCCTGCTGGCGTCACTCGCCACGTTCGGTCTCGCGTTCGTCGCCCGGCCGCTCGGTTCGATCCTGTTCGGCCACTTCGGCGACCGCATCGGACGCAAGACGACGCTCGTCGGCTCCCTCCTCACCATGGGCATCGCCACGTTCGTGATCGGTCTGCTGCCGACCTACCACCAGATCGGCATCGTCGCGCCCGCGCTGCTCGCGTTGATGCGCTTCTGCCAGGGGCTGGGACTGGGCGGTGAGTGGAGTGGCGCAGCGCTGCTCGCGACCGAGACCGCCCAGAAGGGCAAGCGGGCCTGGGCGGCCATGTGGCCGCAGCTGGGTGCGCCGATCGGCTTCTTCCTCGCCAACGGTCTGTTCCTGATCATCACGCTGTTCATGGACCACGACAACAGCAGCCCCGACCTGGACGGCGCATTCCTCACCTGGGGTTGGCGTATCCCGTTCCTGCTCAGCGCGATCATGGTGATGATCGGCCTGTACGTGCGGCTCAAGCTGGAGGAGACACCCGTGTTCGCCCGCGCCGTCGCGCGCGGCGAGAAGGTGAAGACCCCGATCGCCGAGGTGTTCAAGTCCAGCTGGCGTCAGCTGATCATCGGCACGTTCGTCATGCTCGCCACCTACACGCTCTTCTACATCATGACCACCTGGGTGCTGAGCTACGGCACCGGCAAGACCCCCGCCCAGGGCGGTACGGGAGCCGGGTTCCACTACACCGACTTCCTGGTCCTGCAGCTGATCGCGGTCCTGTTCTTCGCCGCCGCGGTCCCCGTGTCGGGGTGGCTGGCCGACCGCTACGGTCGCCGCATCACGCTGCTCACGATCACCGGGTTCATCATGCTGTTCGGGCTCACGTTCGGTGTCATGCTGAACCAGGACGGCATGGGCAACGCCCGCATGCTCGTGTTCCTGGCAATCGGAATGTTGTTGATGGGCATGACGTTCGGTCCAATGAGCGCCGTCCTGCCCGAGCTGTTCCCGACCAACGTGCGCTACACGGGTTCGGGGATCGCCTACAACACCGCCAGCATCCTCGGCGCCGCCGTCGCACCGTTCATCGCCACCTGGCTCGCCACGTCGTACGGCGTCGGCTGGGTGGGCGTCTACCTGCTGATCGCCGCCGCGCTCACGTTCATCGCGCTGCTGGTGATGAAGGAGACGAAGAACGAGTCCCTCGACGACGTGGGCGCGTAG
- the nhaA gene encoding Na+/H+ antiporter NhaA, producing the protein MTQPLRSELSRYLRTETVGGSILLAAAAVALLWANSPVSDSYFALRDWTIGPEALHLNLTLETWAQDGLLAVFFFVAGLELKRELVVGELADRKRALLPIIAACGGVVVPAIIAATIGAGTPGMDRGWAIPVATDIAFALGVLALTGSRIPASARVFLLSLAVVDDLLAIVLIAVLFTSSIALLWLLGAAVCLAVYAFAQHRRITAPLLYVPLALFTWYCMHQAGIHATLAGVALGLLTRVRRDPGERESPASRLEHRIQPLSAGFCVPVFALFASGVALSSELLGQLFTNPISQSVIAGLLVGKTVGIFGISWLAIRLGIAKKPRALGFRDMFALSVLGAIGFTVSLLVADLALAGIGDGSEAEIAKVAVLVTSLTASLIGSALLWRRGRAHAARQDDSDVQELPGGVDK; encoded by the coding sequence GTGACCCAGCCCCTCCGCTCCGAACTCTCCCGCTACCTCCGCACCGAGACGGTCGGCGGTTCGATCCTGCTCGCCGCCGCCGCGGTCGCCCTCCTGTGGGCGAACTCCCCCGTCTCGGATTCCTACTTCGCGCTGCGCGACTGGACGATCGGCCCGGAGGCGCTCCACCTGAACCTGACACTCGAGACGTGGGCGCAGGACGGGCTGCTGGCGGTCTTCTTCTTCGTCGCCGGCCTGGAACTGAAACGGGAACTGGTGGTCGGCGAACTCGCCGACCGCAAACGTGCGCTGCTCCCGATCATCGCGGCCTGCGGCGGCGTGGTGGTGCCCGCGATCATCGCCGCGACGATCGGCGCCGGAACACCCGGCATGGACCGCGGCTGGGCCATCCCCGTCGCCACCGACATCGCGTTCGCTCTGGGGGTGCTGGCGCTGACCGGGTCCCGCATCCCGGCGAGCGCCCGCGTGTTCCTGCTCAGCCTGGCCGTCGTCGACGACCTCCTCGCGATCGTGCTCATCGCCGTCCTGTTCACCAGTTCGATCGCCCTGCTGTGGCTGCTGGGCGCCGCCGTGTGCCTGGCCGTCTACGCCTTCGCCCAGCACCGGCGCATCACCGCCCCACTGCTCTACGTTCCGCTCGCACTATTCACCTGGTACTGCATGCACCAAGCCGGAATCCACGCCACGCTGGCCGGCGTCGCTCTCGGTCTCCTCACCCGGGTGCGGCGCGACCCCGGCGAACGCGAATCCCCGGCGTCCCGCCTCGAGCACCGCATCCAGCCGCTGTCGGCGGGCTTCTGCGTCCCGGTGTTCGCCCTGTTCGCGTCCGGGGTCGCCCTCAGCAGCGAACTCCTCGGGCAGCTGTTCACCAACCCCATCTCACAGTCCGTGATCGCCGGGCTCCTCGTCGGCAAGACCGTCGGCATCTTCGGCATCTCCTGGCTCGCGATCCGCCTGGGTATCGCGAAGAAACCGCGAGCACTGGGGTTCCGGGACATGTTTGCCCTCTCAGTGCTCGGTGCGATCGGGTTCACCGTTAGCCTTCTCGTAGCGGATCTCGCGCTTGCGGGAATCGGTGACGGCAGCGAGGCCGAAATAGCTAAGGTCGCGGTGCTCGTGACATCGTTGACAGCGTCGCTGATCGGATCAGCGTTACTGTGGCGACGCGGTCGGGCCCATGCGGCCCGGCAGGATGACTCGGACGTGCAAGAGCTACCTGGAGGGGTCGACAAGTGA
- a CDS encoding TlpA family protein disulfide reductase: MSSAARWSLAALVVVVALVVAIWPRGDDAETPSYEDRFGAGGTAPTSVSADPDALAALRTQAGLAPCPAPAAASGPSADPVLSGITLECVGDGSQVDLAAALGGKPALLNLWAYWCGPCAEELPYMQEFSDRAGDAVTVLTVHTDPNESSALSRLIDYSVTLPGVQDGDGRVRVAVGAPPVLPVSVLIRPDGTVAKVLPQPFRSVDEIADAVEQNLGVAA; the protein is encoded by the coding sequence GTGTCTAGCGCAGCGCGGTGGAGTCTGGCCGCCCTCGTGGTCGTGGTGGCCCTCGTCGTCGCGATCTGGCCGCGGGGCGACGACGCGGAGACGCCGTCGTACGAGGACCGGTTCGGTGCGGGTGGCACCGCCCCGACGTCGGTGAGCGCCGATCCCGACGCGCTCGCGGCCTTGAGGACGCAGGCGGGCCTGGCCCCGTGCCCCGCCCCGGCGGCCGCGTCCGGGCCTTCGGCGGATCCGGTGCTGTCCGGCATCACACTGGAATGTGTGGGCGACGGCAGTCAGGTGGATCTGGCGGCCGCGCTCGGTGGTAAACCGGCGCTGCTGAACCTGTGGGCGTACTGGTGTGGCCCCTGCGCCGAGGAGTTGCCCTATATGCAGGAGTTTTCGGATCGTGCGGGTGACGCGGTTACCGTGCTTACGGTGCACACCGATCCCAACGAGTCCAGCGCGCTGTCGCGGCTCATCGACTACTCCGTCACCCTGCCCGGTGTGCAGGACGGCGACGGTCGCGTCCGCGTCGCGGTCGGGGCCCCGCCCGTCCTCCCGGTCTCGGTGCTGATCCGGCCCGACGGCACGGTGGCGAAGGTCCTGCCGCAGCCGTTCCGCAGCGTCGACGAGATCGCGGACGCCGTCGAACAGAACCTGGGGGTGGCGGCATGA
- the marP gene encoding MarP family serine protease, producing the protein MTGSRWIDLAIVLIAFVAATSGWRQGAVASVLAFIGVVLGAVAGILIAPHVLVHVDEGRGRVLVGIALIVVLVIVGEVAGMVLGRAARGSMHSPVARSVDSVIGACVQAVAVFIAAWLLAIPLTSSSQPQLAAAVRGSSVLETVDNIAPAWMRQLPTEFTALLDTSGLPDVIGPFGRTPITTVDPPDASVLESPVASSLQSSVLRIRGVAPSCQRALEGSGFVVAPDRVMTNAHVVAGTAGIVVDTANGPMDAEVVLFDPSADVAILEVPGLDAPVLNFAPEPAQTGDNALVLGYPGGGPYTASAARVREILDLSGPDIYRAGTVQREVYTVRGSIRQGNSGGPLVDSDGRVLGVVFGAAVDNSDTGFVLTAAEVSRQLQAASGASVAVDTGACIL; encoded by the coding sequence ATGACCGGGTCGCGCTGGATCGACCTCGCCATCGTCCTGATCGCCTTCGTCGCCGCGACGTCGGGCTGGCGTCAGGGCGCCGTGGCGTCGGTGCTCGCCTTCATCGGCGTGGTGCTGGGCGCGGTCGCGGGCATCCTGATCGCCCCGCACGTGCTGGTGCACGTGGACGAGGGCCGCGGTCGCGTGCTGGTCGGCATCGCCCTGATCGTGGTGCTGGTGATCGTCGGCGAGGTCGCGGGCATGGTCCTCGGCCGGGCCGCGCGGGGCAGCATGCACAGTCCGGTCGCGCGTTCCGTCGACAGCGTGATCGGCGCGTGCGTGCAGGCCGTCGCGGTGTTCATCGCGGCGTGGCTGCTGGCGATCCCGCTCACGTCCTCGTCCCAGCCTCAGCTGGCGGCGGCGGTGCGCGGATCCAGCGTCCTCGAAACGGTCGACAACATCGCGCCCGCGTGGATGCGGCAACTGCCCACCGAGTTCACCGCCCTGCTCGACACGTCCGGGCTTCCCGACGTCATCGGGCCGTTCGGGCGCACCCCCATCACGACCGTCGACCCGCCGGACGCCAGTGTTCTGGAGAGCCCCGTCGCGTCTTCGCTGCAGTCGAGTGTGCTGAGGATCCGGGGTGTGGCCCCGAGTTGCCAGCGGGCGCTGGAGGGGTCCGGGTTCGTCGTGGCACCCGACCGGGTGATGACCAACGCGCACGTGGTCGCGGGAACGGCGGGCATCGTCGTCGACACCGCGAACGGGCCGATGGACGCGGAGGTCGTGCTGTTCGACCCGTCCGCCGACGTCGCGATCCTCGAGGTGCCCGGACTGGACGCTCCCGTCCTGAACTTCGCGCCGGAGCCCGCGCAGACCGGCGACAACGCGCTGGTGCTCGGCTACCCGGGCGGCGGCCCGTACACGGCCAGCGCGGCGCGGGTCCGGGAGATCCTGGACCTCAGCGGTCCCGACATCTACCGGGCGGGCACCGTCCAGCGCGAGGTGTACACGGTCCGCGGTTCCATCCGGCAGGGCAACTCGGGCGGACCGCTCGTCGACAGCGACGGCCGGGTGCTCGGAGTGGTGTTCGGAGCCGCCGTCGACAACAGCGACACCGGGTTCGTGCTCACCGCCGCCGAGGTGTCGCGTCAGTTGCAGGCGGCGTCCGGGGCGTCGGTCGCCGTGGACACCGGGGCGTGCATCCTCTGA